Genomic window (Sphingomonas sp. HF-S4):
GGCGGCGTGGTCCGAGGCGATGGCGATGCGGTGCGACATGCGCGCTCCCCTACGCCGCACGGGCCGCGCTGGCTAGACCGACTATTCGGAGACCGACATGCGAAAGACACTATTGGCCCTGGTTCCAGCGCTTGCGCTCGGCCTGGCCGCCTGCTCCGAAAGCGCGCAGGACAATCTGAGCGCAACGCTCGACCGCACCGGCGCCTCGCTCGAGAATGCCGCCAACGACGCGGGCGACACGATCGCCAATGCCGCCGACGATACCGGTCGCGAGCTCGACAATTTCGCCGACGATGTCGGCCAGCGTGCCGAGGGCGTCGGCAACGCGATCGATAACGCGACGCGCTGATCCCGTCCGTAAAGACCACATGCCCGCCCGCGCCCCGACGCGCGGGCGGTTCGATTCAGGAGAGAATGCCATGCGTTTCGTGATCCTCGCCCCGCTCGTCTTCGGCCTCGCGGCCTGCAACACCGCCGATCAGGCCGCCCAGGACACGGGTAACGCCGTCGAAAGCACGGGATCGGCAGTCGCCAACGCCGTCGAAGAGGGTGCCAATTCGGTCAGCGAAGCGGTGACCAACGTCGCCGCACCCACCGATCGCGACGCCTGGGTCGGCAAATGGACCGGCGTCGAGGGCACGATGCTCACGATCGCCAAGGGCGACGGCCCGGGCCGCTACAAGCTAGACATGCAATACACGCTCGACGACAAGGGCAGCTTCGAAGGCACCGGCACCGATACCGGCATCGCCTTCCGCCGTCCCGATGGATCGCAGGTGCTGCGCGCCACCGATGGCGACGCGACCGGGCTCAAATATCTGGCGGGCAAGAAGGACTGCCTCACCGTCAAGACCGGCGAAGGCTATTGCCGCGACTGAGGCTCAGCGGCGGCGCAACCAACCGCGCCGCCGCGCTTCGGCCGCGTAGGTCGCGCTGACCGGCACTGCCGCGCCGCCTGCAAGTTGCAACAGCCAACGCCGTCCGTCGCGTTCGACACCCTGAACCGCCTCGCCCGCGACCCAGGCGCCGCGATGCACCTGCGCGCCGTCTATTCCGGCCAGCTCGACGAGGGCATCGCCGAAGCGATAGTGGATCAGCGTGCTCCGCCCGTCGCGGCTGTGGACGCGGCAATAATGGTCCTCGGCCTCTACGGCGGCAAGCGCGTCGGGCGTCACGCGGGCGCGGCCGAGCAGTCCGCCGTCCGGGATCGGCGCGGCTGCCGGCTGGGGACGATGAAGCACCACCCACGCGGCCATCGCGGCGACGGCGATGATCATCGCCGAAATCGCCAGCGCATGCCCCCATGTCTCGAACAGGTTGAGCGCGAAGGGCTGGCCGACCGCGGCGCCGCACAGCGCGATCTCGACCGGCAGCGTCAGGTTGAGCAGCGGCGTGCCGAGCAGCGAGGCGCGCGGCCAATCGCCGGGCTTGCGCACGCGCCAGGCAAACCAGAGTTGCCATTTGAGCGCGTTCACCCCCATCAGCAGCAACCAGAAGCCGATGCGATGCCCCAGCATTAGTCGGCCGGTGCCGAACCCCCCAGTCACCACCATCAGTCCGGCCGCACCCAGCGAGCCGATCCACAGCAGGGGAAATCCCGGCGGCGGATCGCGCCATGTGCGTTTCGCGAAGCCAAGGACGCGGTTCGCGAAACGCGGCTTGCCCGGCGCGGGGTCGGCGCGGCTTTGGCGGGCGGTCCGGGCGGCAGGCATGGCGGAGAGGCTGCCATCGCGCACCCGGCAGGGCAATCGGGGACGGTCATGAAGACGATAATAGTAGCAGGCTTGCTGGCGCTGGCGTTTCCGGTGGCGGTACAGGCGCAGCCGACCGATACCGCCGCGATCGCCGCGCAGCGCGAGGCGATGGCCAAGCTCAACTGGATGCACGGCACCTGGCGTGGCCCGGCGGTCAGCCAGTCGCCGCAGGGCGAGCACCGCGTGACGCAGACCGAGCGGATCGGCGGCTTTCTCGACGGCACGCTCACCATGATGGAGGGCAAGGGCTTCAACCCCGATGGCAGCGTCGGCTTCAACGCGCTGGGCGTGGTATCCTATGATGCCCAGGCCAAATCCTATTGGCTGACCAGCTGGGCGCTGGGGCACGGCGGCAAGTTCCCGTTTCGGCTTACCGACACCGGCTATGTCTGGGAAATCCCGGCCGGACCCCAGACGATCCGCTACACGGCCACCTTGGCCAGCGGCGTCTGGACCGAAGTGGGCGACTATATCACGGCGGGGCAGGCGCCCGTCCGCTTCTTCACGATGACGCTGACTCGCACCGGCGACACCGACTGGCCCGCCGGCGGGAACGTCACGAAACCGTGACCTGACTGACAGCCGGGTGTCACAAGCCCCGGCTAGCAGGATGCGACGCCGCCCGCGGGCTGGGCGGCGCGCATCTGGAGTCCGGCCATGGGAACTCTTGCCAAGGCGCCGAAGAACGGCGCGGTTCGCGGTGCGGTGCATCGCCATGACCATCTCAGCAAGGAAGGCCTGCTCGAGCGCGCCTTCACCTTCGCGTTCCGCGGCCTTGTCTATCCCCAGATCTGGGAAGATCCGGTGGTCGACATGGAGGCGCTGGAGATCACGCCCGATAGCCATGTCGTGACGATCGCCTCGGGCGGGTGCAACGCCTTCTCCTATCTGACCGCGAACCCGCGCGCGATCACCGCGGTCGATCTAAACCCCGCGCACATCGCGCTCAACAAACTCAAGCAGGCCGCGGCGCTGCATCTGCCCGATCATGCCAGCTTCCGCGGCTTTTTCGGCGACGCCGACCGGCCCGAGAATGTCGCGCTGTACGAGCGTCATCTCTGCCCGCATCTCGACTCGGCGACCCGCGGCTATTGGGAAGGCCGCGCGTATAACGGCCGTCGCCGCATCTCGGGCTTCGCTACCGGATTCTACCGCCAGGGGCTGCTCGGCCGGCTGATCGGCTTCGTCCACTTCCTTGGGCGCTTCTATCGCATCGATCCGCGCGAGATCCTCGCGGCGCAGTCGATCGAGGAGCAGCGCGCGATCTACGAGGCACGGCTCGCGCCTTTCTTCGAGAAGAAGTTCCTGCGCTGGCTGGTCGACCAGCCCGCTGCCTTGTTCGGCTTTGGCATCCCGCCGGCGCAATACGATCTGCTCAAGGTCGACGACACGCGCGGCATCACTGGTGCGCTCGAGAGCCGGCTGCGGAAGCTCGCCTGCGACTTCGACATCAAGGACAATTTCTACGCCTGGCAGGCGTTCGGCCGCGGATACGGCAAGCACGACGACGCGCCGCTGCCGCCCTATCTCCAGGCGAGCAATTATGCGGAGATTCGCGACCGCGCCGACCGTGTCGAGATCCGCCACACCAACTATGCCGATTATCTCGAGGGCATGCCGGCGCAGTCGCTCGACCGCTATATCCTGCTCGACGCGCAGGACTGGATGACCGACGCCCAACTCACTCGGATCTGGAGCGAGATCACCCGGACGGCCAGGCCCGGCGCGCGCGTTCTCTACCGCACCGCCGCAGCGCCCGACGTGGTGCAGGGGCATGTGCCCGCCGCGATCCTCGGCCAATGGGACTATGCGTCGCAGGAACAGCGCGACGACTGGACCCGCCGCGACCGCTCCTCGGTCTATGGCGCGACGCACCTCTGGACGTTGAAGCCGCACGCATGAGCACGATCGCGGCGGGCCAGCAGGCGCTGATGGACGACGTCTACTCGCTCCATCGCCATTTCTACGACCTCACGCGGAAGCTCTATCTGCTCGGCCGCGACCGGCTGATCCGCAACCTCGCGCCGCCGCCGGGCGGAAGCGTGGTCGAAGTCGGCTGCGGCACCGCGCGCAACCTCATCGTCGCAGCCAAGGCGTGGCCCGACGCGCGCTTCCACGGCTTCGACATCAGCGCGGCGATGCTCGAGACCGCGCGGAAATCGGTGGCGAAGCATGGCCTGTCGGACCGGATCATCCTCGCCCAGGGCGATGCCGGCACGTTCGACGCCACGTCGCTGTTCGGCCTGGAGAAGGTCGATCGCATCTTCATGAGCTACACGCTCTCGATGATCCCGCCTTGGCAGGAAGCGATCGAACGCAGCGCGGAGAGCCTGGCGCCGGCCGGTGGACTGCACATCGTGGATTTCGGCCAGTATGAGCGGCTGCCCGGGCTGGTGAAGCGGCTCCACTTCAAGTCGCTCAACGACTTTCACGTCACGCCGCGGCGCGAGCTTCCCGCCGTGCTCCGGCGCGTTGCGCAGGCGCACGGGCTGGGCCTCGAATTCACCCCCCTCTATCGCGGCTATGCCTGGAGCGCGGTTCTCCGGCGCTAATCCTGTGCAAACAGAACGCCGAGCGCGGCGGTGTTGAGCGCCAGCAAGGGGCCCAGCCACAGGTTCGAAGTCCGCAGCGTATCGAGCGGATGGGCGGAAGTGAGCGCGCTCAGCAGCGCGATCGTGAGCAGCAGCAGGTACAGCACGCTGAGGACCAGCGCGACCGGCCAGCTCGGCTTGCGCGGCGCCGCGCCGCCGCCCTCAGCGCCTTCCTTCTTCTTGGTCTGGTATTGGATCCCGCCGACCAGTGCCATGATCGGGAACAGGTTCGGCGTGAACCATTCCCAGGCGGCGCGGACGTCGGCACCGAACAGCGGCAGGTTCGACATCAGCACGAGGAGCAGGATCAGCAGCACGCCCCATATCCACCAGACCAGCGTGAGGATCGATGTGGACTTCATTGTCCTTCCCCCGCCAGCCGCGCGCCGCGCAGATGCTTGCGTGCGCCGAGCGCGCTGGTGGTCACGAAGGCGGGTTCGCTGCGCACCGAGGGCCGCGCGAACTCATAGACCAGCACGCTGAAATGGTGCGCGGGGCCGATCGGCACGCCGGCGATCGAAGGCGGAAGCACGTCTGCACCCCGATCGAGCCATTGCTGCGCCTCGGGCAGGGATACCTGCTCCGATCCCGAGGTCGAGGACGCGGTGCTCACCAGGAAGACGATTACGCGATACCGGCCGGGATCGGCATTGCGGAACGCGCTCAGCCAGGATCGGGGGTTTGCCAACTGGCTCCAGTCGATCAGCGCGGAGGGTTCGAGCACCCAGCGCTTGGGCTCGGCCGCAGAGCGCCCGTCCGCATCGAACCGCTCAGGCTGGGTGACCAGGGCGAACCCGCCAGGCACCGCGAAATAGCTGCGCCGGTCATAGCCGGCGCGGGACAATTGGACGCGCAACGCCGCTTCGGCTTGCCCGGCCGTGGCGATCGACGGGCCCAGCCGCGTGAATGCCAAAACCATCTTTGCCGACGGCCGGGGTGCCGGTAAGGCAAACCGCGGAAAGGCTGGCGTGGGTGTTCCGATGGGCAGGGGCGGTGGCGCCGCGTAGCGTCCCAGCGGGGCGCACGCAGCCACCACCAGCGCCGACACAAGCGTAAAGCAGCGAAGATAGCGTATCACGGCGGCCCCCATTCCGCGAGAATGCCGTATCGCTATCATGAAAGGTCAAGTGAACGAAAGTGGCAGACATCGCCCCGAAAG
Coding sequences:
- a CDS encoding DUF3419 family protein; amino-acid sequence: MGTLAKAPKNGAVRGAVHRHDHLSKEGLLERAFTFAFRGLVYPQIWEDPVVDMEALEITPDSHVVTIASGGCNAFSYLTANPRAITAVDLNPAHIALNKLKQAAALHLPDHASFRGFFGDADRPENVALYERHLCPHLDSATRGYWEGRAYNGRRRISGFATGFYRQGLLGRLIGFVHFLGRFYRIDPREILAAQSIEEQRAIYEARLAPFFEKKFLRWLVDQPAALFGFGIPPAQYDLLKVDDTRGITGALESRLRKLACDFDIKDNFYAWQAFGRGYGKHDDAPLPPYLQASNYAEIRDRADRVEIRHTNYADYLEGMPAQSLDRYILLDAQDWMTDAQLTRIWSEITRTARPGARVLYRTAAAPDVVQGHVPAAILGQWDYASQEQRDDWTRRDRSSVYGATHLWTLKPHA
- a CDS encoding class I SAM-dependent methyltransferase, which gives rise to MSTIAAGQQALMDDVYSLHRHFYDLTRKLYLLGRDRLIRNLAPPPGGSVVEVGCGTARNLIVAAKAWPDARFHGFDISAAMLETARKSVAKHGLSDRIILAQGDAGTFDATSLFGLEKVDRIFMSYTLSMIPPWQEAIERSAESLAPAGGLHIVDFGQYERLPGLVKRLHFKSLNDFHVTPRRELPAVLRRVAQAHGLGLEFTPLYRGYAWSAVLRR
- a CDS encoding LytTR family DNA-binding domain-containing protein, producing the protein MPAARTARQSRADPAPGKPRFANRVLGFAKRTWRDPPPGFPLLWIGSLGAAGLMVVTGGFGTGRLMLGHRIGFWLLLMGVNALKWQLWFAWRVRKPGDWPRASLLGTPLLNLTLPVEIALCGAAVGQPFALNLFETWGHALAISAMIIAVAAMAAWVVLHRPQPAAAPIPDGGLLGRARVTPDALAAVEAEDHYCRVHSRDGRSTLIHYRFGDALVELAGIDGAQVHRGAWVAGEAVQGVERDGRRWLLQLAGGAAVPVSATYAAEARRRGWLRRR
- a CDS encoding DUF1579 domain-containing protein produces the protein MKTIIVAGLLALAFPVAVQAQPTDTAAIAAQREAMAKLNWMHGTWRGPAVSQSPQGEHRVTQTERIGGFLDGTLTMMEGKGFNPDGSVGFNALGVVSYDAQAKSYWLTSWALGHGGKFPFRLTDTGYVWEIPAGPQTIRYTATLASGVWTEVGDYITAGQAPVRFFTMTLTRTGDTDWPAGGNVTKP